One window of Thiomicrorhabdus lithotrophica genomic DNA carries:
- the recQ gene encoding DNA helicase RecQ, which translates to MTTSAQQILQTVYGYDSFRSQQEEIINDVISGQDCFVLMPTGGGKSLCYQIPALIRSGTAIVVSPLIALMQDQVSALQTNGVSAAYYNSSLDAQSAEQVLSQLHSGQLDLLYVSPERLLNQTFIQRLQSLPIALFAIDEAHCISQWGHDFRPEYRQMGALREWFSQVPFIALTATADRATRQDIIDKLQFHQPKIHVSSFDRPNIRYRVLEKSQPMKQLLTFLESHQNLSGIVYALSRKRVEEVAEKLKDEGINAKAYHAGLPAEIRHSVHQQFIRDEVDIVVATVAFGMGIDKPNVRFVVHYDLPKNIEGYYQETGRAGRDGLASEALLLFGMQDVATAKHFVENVTDEEQRRLENFKLSSMVDFAEAQTCRRNVLLNYFSEPSHKPCGNCDICLDPPTLFDGKEAAQKALSCIYRLEQSFGAKQVIDVLRGMDNERIRNLNHNQLSTYGVGKEYSAQEWSSILRQLIHLGYIYQDIQNYSVLKLTELSGDVLKGKTEIQLAFPKKSASKVTRPGKKSSSKETLLDKDRDCFEELRALRKEIAESEDKPAYQIFGDATLVEMAQKRPTTDNELLAISGVGEKKLENYGFEFLAALRAM; encoded by the coding sequence ATGACAACATCTGCGCAGCAAATTTTACAAACAGTTTATGGTTATGACTCATTTCGTAGTCAACAAGAAGAGATTATTAATGATGTAATTTCTGGCCAAGATTGTTTTGTTTTAATGCCTACAGGTGGTGGTAAATCACTTTGTTATCAAATTCCCGCTTTAATTAGGTCTGGAACAGCCATTGTGGTTTCACCACTGATTGCTTTAATGCAAGATCAAGTATCCGCCTTACAAACTAATGGTGTTTCTGCTGCTTATTATAATTCCAGTTTAGATGCACAATCGGCTGAACAAGTTTTAAGTCAACTTCATTCCGGGCAATTAGATTTATTGTATGTTTCGCCAGAACGACTTTTAAATCAAACCTTTATTCAACGTTTACAGAGTTTACCGATTGCACTGTTTGCCATTGATGAAGCACATTGTATTTCTCAGTGGGGTCATGATTTTAGACCGGAATATCGTCAAATGGGTGCTTTAAGAGAGTGGTTTTCTCAAGTTCCATTTATTGCACTTACCGCTACAGCAGACAGAGCAACCCGGCAAGATATCATTGATAAGCTTCAGTTTCATCAACCTAAAATACATGTAAGTAGTTTTGATCGCCCTAATATTCGTTATAGAGTGTTAGAAAAAAGCCAGCCAATGAAACAGTTACTGACTTTTTTAGAATCGCATCAAAATTTGAGTGGAATTGTTTATGCGTTAAGTCGTAAGCGAGTAGAAGAAGTCGCTGAAAAACTTAAAGATGAAGGGATTAATGCCAAAGCCTATCATGCAGGATTACCTGCTGAAATTAGGCACTCTGTTCATCAGCAATTTATTCGTGATGAAGTAGATATTGTTGTAGCGACAGTCGCTTTTGGAATGGGTATTGATAAACCGAATGTACGTTTTGTAGTGCATTATGATTTACCTAAAAATATTGAGGGTTATTATCAAGAAACAGGTCGAGCAGGGCGTGATGGTTTGGCTTCTGAAGCTTTATTATTGTTTGGTATGCAAGATGTGGCAACAGCCAAACATTTTGTTGAAAATGTCACAGATGAAGAGCAACGTCGTTTAGAAAATTTTAAACTTTCTAGCATGGTCGATTTTGCCGAAGCTCAAACCTGTCGACGTAATGTTCTTTTAAACTATTTTTCTGAACCGAGTCATAAACCTTGTGGTAATTGCGATATCTGTTTGGATCCACCTACTCTATTTGATGGTAAAGAGGCTGCTCAAAAAGCGTTATCTTGTATTTATAGACTAGAACAGAGTTTTGGTGCTAAACAGGTTATTGATGTACTGAGAGGTATGGATAACGAGCGTATTCGTAATTTAAATCACAATCAATTAAGTACCTATGGTGTTGGTAAAGAGTATTCAGCGCAAGAATGGTCAAGTATATTGCGTCAATTAATCCATTTAGGGTATATCTATCAAGATATTCAAAACTATTCTGTACTGAAGCTTACAGAGCTTTCTGGTGATGTTTTAAAAGGCAAGACAGAGATACAACTCGCTTTTCCTAAAAAATCGGCTAGTAAAGTTACCAGGCCTGGTAAAAAATCGTCTTCTAAAGAAACATTATTAGATAAAGATAGAGATTGTTTTGAAGAGTTAAGAGCATTACGTAAAGAAATTGCTGAAAGTGAAGATAAGCCTGCGTATCAAATTTTTGGGGATGCAACTTTAGTTGAGATGGCTCAAAAAAGACCCACAACAGATAATGAGTTATTGGCAATTAGTGGAGTAGGTGAGAAAAAGTTAGAAAATTATGGCTTTGAATTTTTAGCCGCATTAAGAGCGATGTAA
- a CDS encoding nitroreductase family protein, translating into MQSINIETESFLKLIQSRRTCYQFLSKENHPIEEQKLQNCLQAAIWAPNHKLTQPWLFWVVGDEIKPELADIYADNRATKKSQTDPDCYEYFYEKALQKFLAIPQVVLVGQKLSENEVVKNEDYAACACAIQNFHLMAWQQKIGVQWSTGPIIKDVRTYQKLDIQREQIEIIGALYMGNIDENCRPKIPPKRKPVNEVTTYLK; encoded by the coding sequence ATGCAATCTATCAATATTGAAACAGAATCGTTTCTAAAATTGATTCAATCAAGACGTACATGTTATCAATTTTTATCTAAAGAAAACCACCCAATTGAAGAGCAAAAACTACAAAATTGTTTGCAAGCTGCTATTTGGGCACCTAATCATAAATTAACCCAACCTTGGTTATTTTGGGTAGTGGGTGATGAAATTAAACCAGAGTTAGCTGATATTTATGCAGACAATAGAGCGACTAAAAAATCTCAAACAGATCCTGATTGTTATGAATATTTTTATGAAAAAGCTTTACAAAAGTTTTTAGCGATTCCTCAAGTGGTTTTAGTAGGTCAGAAATTATCAGAAAATGAAGTGGTAAAAAATGAAGATTATGCTGCTTGTGCTTGTGCTATTCAGAACTTTCATTTAATGGCTTGGCAACAAAAAATAGGTGTTCAATGGAGTACTGGTCCCATTATTAAAGATGTTAGAACCTATCAAAAGTTAGATATACAACGTGAACAGATTGAAATTATTGGTGCTTTGTATATGGGAAATATTGACGAAAATTGCCGCCCTAAAATACCGCCTAAACGTAAACCCGTTAATGAAGTGACCACTTATTTAAAATAA
- a CDS encoding hydrogen peroxide-inducible genes activator, translating to MTLNELKYIVAVAKEKHFRKASETCFVSQPTLSVAIKKLEDELDIKLFERRKQDVLVTPIGKQIISIAEEILERSKDIKQIAKESQGNLSTELKIGAIYTIAPYLLPKLIPSFHKLAPNIPLVIEENYTHVLADKLQSGELDIVILSLPFDEPNIETYSLYEESFSAIIPKDHPLAKSKKPINLQEIEDETILLLGIGHCFRDQVVEAFPNLMHMNYQSSRLQKTFEGSSLETIRYMVSSGAGISIFPCTSLSERDEELFSIKPLANPVPKRTVALAWRKTFSRMQALELFKQAIEDIEIPCTLS from the coding sequence ATGACACTAAACGAATTGAAATACATTGTTGCTGTAGCAAAAGAAAAACATTTTAGAAAAGCTTCAGAAACTTGTTTTGTGAGTCAACCAACTTTAAGTGTTGCTATTAAAAAACTTGAAGATGAATTAGACATAAAGTTATTTGAAAGACGAAAACAAGATGTGTTAGTTACCCCAATAGGTAAACAAATTATTTCTATAGCAGAAGAGATTTTAGAACGCAGTAAAGATATCAAACAAATAGCTAAAGAATCTCAAGGTAATTTAAGTACAGAATTAAAAATTGGCGCTATTTATACAATTGCACCCTATTTGCTACCTAAACTTATTCCAAGTTTTCACAAACTCGCTCCAAATATCCCATTAGTGATAGAAGAAAATTACACCCATGTATTAGCAGATAAATTGCAATCTGGAGAGTTGGATATCGTTATTCTTTCATTACCATTTGATGAGCCAAATATTGAAACTTATAGCTTATATGAAGAAAGTTTTAGCGCTATTATTCCAAAAGATCACCCTTTAGCTAAATCAAAAAAACCTATTAACCTTCAGGAAATTGAAGATGAAACAATTTTATTATTAGGAATAGGACACTGCTTTAGAGATCAAGTGGTAGAAGCTTTTCCCAATTTGATGCATATGAATTATCAAAGTAGTCGTTTACAAAAAACCTTTGAAGGTAGTTCATTAGAAACTATTCGTTATATGGTTTCATCTGGTGCTGGTATCTCAATTTTTCCATGTACATCACTCTCAGAACGTGATGAGGAGCTCTTTAGTATAAAACCATTAGCTAACCCTGTCCCAAAAAGAACGGTTGCCCTTGCATGGCGTAAGACGTTTTCTAGAATGCAGGCTTTAGAATTGTTTAAACAAGCCATTGAAGATATCGAAATACCTTGTACACTATCTTAA
- a CDS encoding MlaA family lipoprotein: MKLNKKILALLLTGLIFSTNSYANSPEIQSPAMNTEDPYESFNRVMFDFNMGFNDTVGLPLANAYNGVVPQPVRTGLNNVFDNLQTPLSAINCFLQGKTEDGLSEIMRFTINSTFGLFGLLDIAEPAGLTAKEEDLGQTLYHWGVWNEANYLVLPFIGPYTTRSLTGNAIDSTYDPVYNYILDVENDERSLIFFGNAFVKYTSVVKLVEDIKTQPDPYVFSRESYLQYRTNQIYDGKAPQPSLDDFNFE; the protein is encoded by the coding sequence ATGAAACTAAATAAAAAAATTCTAGCTTTACTATTAACAGGCCTGATATTCAGTACCAATAGTTATGCAAATTCTCCAGAAATTCAAAGTCCTGCAATGAATACTGAAGATCCATATGAATCTTTTAATAGAGTAATGTTTGATTTTAATATGGGTTTCAATGATACGGTGGGTTTACCTTTAGCTAATGCATATAACGGTGTTGTACCTCAACCAGTTAGGACTGGCTTGAATAATGTTTTTGACAATTTACAAACTCCGCTCTCAGCCATAAACTGTTTTTTACAAGGTAAAACAGAAGATGGTTTATCTGAAATCATGCGTTTTACTATTAATTCTACTTTTGGGTTATTTGGCTTATTGGACATTGCTGAACCGGCTGGTTTAACAGCAAAAGAAGAAGATTTAGGACAAACTCTTTACCATTGGGGGGTTTGGAATGAAGCTAATTATTTAGTATTACCCTTTATTGGTCCATATACCACTCGAAGTTTGACTGGGAATGCGATTGATAGTACTTATGATCCCGTTTATAACTATATCTTAGATGTAGAAAACGATGAAAGATCTCTTATTTTCTTTGGGAATGCTTTTGTTAAATACACGAGTGTCGTTAAACTAGTTGAAGATATAAAAACCCAACCTGATCCCTATGTATTTAGTAGAGAGAGTTATTTACAGTACCGTACAAATCAAATTTATGACGGTAAAGCGCCACAACCATCTTTAGATGATTTTAACTTTGAATAA
- a CDS encoding monovalent cation/H+ antiporter subunit A: protein MNLLAFNLPIVVLLPFFGAILVAYSAKFNRLAAAYTSGLVTLLSLAFLIPSISQVFSGQTIIQSWSWLEGIGLYFAFRLDGLALLFALMILIIGLLVIIYARYYLAKTDSMGRFYAYMMMFMGSMLGIVLSENVLQLVVFWELTSITSFLLISYWQHRRDAREGARMALAVTGAGGLALLGGVLLLGHIVGSYQLTDILAQGDLIRGHELYEVTLILILLGVFTKSAQFPFHFWLPHAMAAPTPVSAYLHSATMVKAGIFLLARFFPVLSGTDIWTWLVGGAGMITLLIGAYTALFKHDLKGLLAYSTISHLGLITLLFGFGTQLAAVAAIFHIINHATFKASLFMVAGIIDHETGTRDMRKINGLIKYMPHTAALAIIASLAMAGVPLLNGFLSKEMFFAEAVSASQASMYAWTIPVLVTIAGILSVAYSLRFIHDVFFNGEPIGLTKTPHEPPRFMKIPVDLLVIICLAVGILPMYTVAPILDIAVAGTLQTTPPEYSLAIWHGLNLPLMMSFVALAVGTLIYFNRKALITNYERHEHINAKAYFMKLMDKLISFSIKVSRSFDKGSLQNSAAWIIFGSIVITAFGFLSFNSELLGNRALMDIDPVSVIVASLLIIASIMTVVWHRKRIVSLVVIGVVGLVIALIFIKFSAPDLALTQISVEIVTIILLLLALYFLPQKTPKEIGKIRILRDMGLAIFSGVGVTLFTMMVLSREFDPISYYFLNNSVPGGGGTNVVNVILVDFRGFDTLGEIVVLALAGLGIFAMLQGLTLPAPNNDIKGRIWSRDSHPVILQTFTRLMMPLMIMVAVYIFLRGHNLPGGGFIAGLIASVALIVMYLSNGIEWTQKRLTVDMHLVIGFGLLIATATGLVAMGLGYPFLTSAFSHIHWPIVGDFEIASAIAFDLGVFLVVVGATVMSLVQLGKLSMLSHKQQHTYQEKQTIVGGND from the coding sequence ATGAACCTTTTAGCATTCAATCTTCCGATTGTGGTGTTATTGCCCTTTTTTGGCGCAATTCTAGTTGCGTATTCAGCAAAATTTAATCGTTTAGCTGCAGCTTATACTAGTGGCTTAGTAACATTATTAAGTTTAGCCTTTTTAATACCTTCCATTTCTCAAGTATTTTCTGGTCAGACAATCATACAAAGTTGGTCCTGGTTAGAAGGTATTGGTCTGTATTTTGCCTTTAGATTAGACGGTTTAGCTTTACTGTTCGCTTTAATGATTTTGATTATTGGTTTATTAGTCATTATCTATGCGCGTTATTACTTGGCAAAAACTGATTCTATGGGGCGTTTTTACGCCTATATGATGATGTTTATGGGTTCAATGCTTGGTATTGTGCTTTCTGAAAATGTTCTACAGTTAGTTGTCTTTTGGGAATTGACTTCCATCACCTCATTCCTGTTAATCAGTTATTGGCAACATCGTCGAGATGCACGTGAAGGTGCTCGAATGGCTTTAGCCGTTACCGGTGCTGGTGGTTTAGCCTTACTTGGTGGTGTGTTGCTACTGGGTCATATTGTTGGTAGTTATCAACTTACTGATATTCTTGCTCAGGGTGATTTAATTCGTGGTCATGAATTGTATGAAGTCACTTTAATATTGATTTTATTGGGTGTATTCACTAAATCAGCACAGTTTCCATTCCATTTTTGGTTACCACATGCAATGGCTGCACCAACGCCTGTATCGGCCTATTTGCATTCCGCAACTATGGTTAAAGCGGGTATTTTTCTTTTAGCTCGTTTCTTCCCAGTTCTTTCAGGTACAGATATTTGGACTTGGTTAGTGGGTGGTGCAGGAATGATTACCTTATTGATTGGTGCTTATACCGCCCTGTTTAAACATGATTTAAAAGGGTTATTAGCTTATTCAACCATTAGTCATTTAGGGTTAATCACCTTATTATTTGGTTTTGGTACTCAGTTAGCGGCAGTAGCTGCAATTTTCCATATTATTAACCATGCAACCTTCAAAGCATCTTTATTCATGGTAGCCGGTATTATTGATCACGAAACAGGTACTCGTGATATGCGTAAGATTAACGGGTTAATTAAGTATATGCCTCATACTGCAGCATTAGCCATTATTGCCTCTTTGGCGATGGCTGGTGTGCCGTTACTAAATGGTTTCTTAAGTAAAGAGATGTTCTTTGCTGAAGCGGTCAGTGCCTCACAAGCTTCTATGTATGCTTGGACGATACCTGTATTAGTGACGATCGCAGGTATTTTGTCTGTGGCCTATTCATTACGTTTTATTCACGATGTTTTCTTTAATGGTGAACCTATTGGTCTAACCAAAACACCGCATGAACCACCCCGTTTTATGAAGATTCCTGTCGATTTGTTAGTCATTATTTGTTTAGCAGTTGGTATTTTACCGATGTATACCGTTGCACCTATTTTAGATATAGCGGTTGCAGGGACTTTACAAACCACTCCACCAGAATATAGCTTAGCTATTTGGCATGGTTTAAATTTACCTTTGATGATGAGTTTTGTGGCTTTAGCTGTAGGAACATTAATTTATTTCAATCGTAAAGCATTAATTACGAATTACGAACGTCATGAACACATTAATGCCAAAGCTTACTTTATGAAATTAATGGATAAATTAATTAGTTTCAGTATTAAAGTTAGTCGCAGTTTTGATAAAGGTTCATTACAAAATTCAGCTGCGTGGATTATTTTTGGTTCAATTGTTATTACTGCGTTTGGTTTCTTAAGTTTTAACAGTGAATTATTAGGTAATCGTGCTTTGATGGACATTGATCCAGTCAGTGTCATTGTGGCTTCTTTATTAATTATAGCCAGCATTATGACGGTTGTTTGGCATAGAAAACGTATTGTGAGTTTGGTTGTAATTGGTGTGGTTGGTTTAGTTATTGCGCTTATTTTTATTAAATTCTCAGCACCTGATTTAGCTTTAACTCAAATTTCAGTAGAAATAGTTACTATTATTTTATTGTTACTTGCGTTGTATTTTTTACCTCAAAAAACACCTAAAGAGATTGGCAAAATACGTATTTTGAGAGATATGGGTTTAGCGATTTTTTCTGGTGTTGGTGTGACTCTTTTCACCATGATGGTATTAAGTCGAGAGTTTGATCCTATCTCTTATTATTTCTTAAATAACAGCGTCCCTGGCGGCGGAGGAACCAACGTAGTAAATGTTATTTTGGTTGATTTTCGTGGTTTTGATACCTTGGGTGAAATTGTTGTATTGGCTTTAGCAGGCCTGGGTATTTTTGCCATGTTACAAGGATTAACCTTGCCAGCACCCAATAATGACATAAAAGGTCGTATATGGAGCCGAGATTCACATCCTGTTATTTTACAAACATTTACCCGTTTAATGATGCCACTGATGATTATGGTAGCGGTTTACATCTTCTTAAGAGGACATAATCTACCAGGAGGTGGATTTATAGCTGGTCTGATTGCCTCTGTAGCGTTAATAGTAATGTATTTATCTAACGGTATTGAATGGACTCAGAAACGTCTTACAGTTGACATGCACCTAGTGATTGGTTTTGGTTTATTAATAGCAACTGCGACTGGATTAGTGGCAATGGGTCTAGGTTATCCATTCTTAACCTCAGCCTTTAGCCATATCCATTGGCCTATTGTTGGAGATTTTGAAATTGCCAGTGCTATAGCTTTTGATTTAGGTGTATTCCTAGTAGTAGTGGGCGCAACAGTAATGAGCTTAGTTCAACTTGGAAAGTTAAGTATGTTGTCTCATAAACAACAACATACTTATCAAGAAAAACAGACAATTGTGGGAGGTAATGACTAA
- a CDS encoding Na+/H+ antiporter subunit C translates to MEWLISISIGVMTAAGVFLTLRARTFPVVLGLTLLAYAVNVFLFTMGRLNSGLPAVINEVQTQYADPLPQALVLTAIVIAFGMTAFLIVLALKARSELGNDHVDGIHLAKDEKSLEQIVPPKKATKLAGGER, encoded by the coding sequence ATGGAATGGTTAATTTCAATTTCAATTGGTGTGATGACCGCCGCAGGTGTATTTTTAACGTTACGTGCTAGAACATTTCCGGTTGTTTTAGGGTTAACCCTATTGGCTTATGCTGTGAATGTTTTCTTATTTACAATGGGTCGATTAAATAGCGGATTACCGGCTGTTATTAACGAAGTTCAAACTCAATATGCAGATCCTTTGCCTCAAGCTTTAGTATTAACAGCGATTGTTATTGCGTTTGGAATGACGGCATTTTTAATTGTTTTAGCGCTAAAAGCACGTTCTGAATTAGGTAATGATCATGTTGATGGAATTCATTTAGCTAAAGATGAAAAATCATTAGAACAAATAGTGCCGCCTAAAAAAGCGACTAAATTAGCAGGAGGAGAACGCTAA
- a CDS encoding monovalent cation/H+ antiporter subunit D, which translates to MLLETFMPVLLPLISGILVLLARSGGLELQRLVSLIAVVALIFVNLNAIQIAVQLPPQVYALGNWIAPFGIVMVLDKLSATLVLVTSLLAVAALWYAVRQKIDEQGSHFHVLFHIQLFGLNGAFMTGDVFNLFVFFEVLLLASYGLLLHGGGRLKTRAGLHYVSLNLVGSTLFLFAVGALYGILGTLNLADMAVRISTLSPDDQGVVAAAGLMLLLVFGIKAAMFPLYLWLPQAYANTSAPVAALFAIMTKVGLYAIIRIHGTLFGENAGDLAAIHIPWVLWLGLITLFLAALGAIASRHLREQVAYLVLASVATLLIGIGINNVEAMSATIFYLIHSTLIAGAMFLIADWIRQGRGEAEDQFISAHAMPNAIVVGSIFMVGAIAMTGLPPLSGFIGKLLILSSALTHPQFFWILGVVLVSGLLMIIAMARSGSLLFYNVLPEEKCHTIDGKEVCKTPKTLPLKGAASVIGLLSVAIILVVFAKPFHAFTDSAAAQVFESNLYQQQVLQIKPIANPLKELVE; encoded by the coding sequence ATGTTACTTGAAACATTTATGCCCGTACTCTTGCCATTAATAAGTGGTATTTTGGTTTTATTGGCTCGATCAGGTGGATTGGAATTACAAAGATTAGTGAGTTTAATTGCGGTTGTTGCGCTGATTTTTGTTAATTTAAATGCTATACAAATTGCAGTGCAATTGCCACCACAAGTTTATGCTTTAGGTAATTGGATAGCACCGTTTGGTATTGTTATGGTGTTAGATAAGCTTTCTGCTACTTTAGTTTTAGTTACTTCGTTATTAGCGGTAGCGGCTTTATGGTATGCCGTTAGACAAAAAATAGATGAACAAGGTTCGCATTTCCATGTCTTGTTTCATATTCAATTATTTGGTCTAAATGGCGCCTTTATGACAGGAGATGTTTTCAACCTCTTCGTATTCTTTGAAGTGTTGTTATTAGCTTCTTATGGTTTACTTTTACATGGTGGAGGGCGTTTAAAAACACGTGCTGGACTGCATTATGTTTCGTTAAACCTAGTTGGTTCAACTCTGTTTTTATTTGCTGTAGGTGCATTATATGGCATTTTAGGTACGCTTAACTTGGCAGATATGGCGGTTAGAATATCAACCTTGTCACCTGATGACCAAGGTGTGGTTGCAGCTGCGGGATTGATGTTGTTATTGGTATTTGGTATCAAAGCAGCTATGTTTCCGTTGTACCTATGGTTACCGCAGGCTTATGCTAATACATCAGCGCCTGTTGCCGCTCTATTTGCGATTATGACCAAAGTAGGGCTTTATGCCATTATTCGTATTCATGGGACTTTATTTGGTGAAAATGCAGGTGATTTAGCCGCAATTCATATTCCTTGGGTTCTATGGTTAGGGTTAATTACTCTATTCTTGGCAGCTTTAGGAGCGATTGCATCACGACATTTACGTGAGCAAGTAGCTTATTTGGTGCTAGCTTCCGTTGCTACATTATTGATTGGTATTGGTATAAACAATGTAGAAGCGATGTCAGCTACCATTTTTTACCTAATACACTCAACTTTAATTGCCGGCGCGATGTTCTTAATTGCTGATTGGATTCGTCAAGGTAGAGGTGAAGCAGAAGACCAATTTATAAGCGCACACGCTATGCCTAATGCCATTGTAGTCGGGAGTATCTTTATGGTAGGCGCTATTGCAATGACAGGTTTACCGCCTCTATCTGGTTTTATAGGTAAGTTACTGATCTTATCTTCGGCTTTGACACACCCTCAATTTTTCTGGATTTTAGGTGTGGTGTTGGTTTCTGGTTTATTAATGATTATTGCGATGGCTCGTTCTGGATCATTGCTGTTTTACAATGTTTTACCAGAAGAGAAATGCCATACCATTGATGGTAAAGAAGTCTGCAAAACACCTAAAACATTACCTCTAAAAGGAGCTGCTTCTGTAATTGGGTTACTGTCAGTTGCGATTATTTTAGTGGTATTTGCTAAACCATTTCATGCATTTACGGATTCAGCTGCAGCGCAGGTGTTTGAAAGCAATTTATATCAACAGCAGGTCTTACAAATTAAACCGATTGCTAACCCGCTTAAGGAGTTAGTGGAATGA
- a CDS encoding Na+/H+ antiporter subunit E, giving the protein MKKIFPHPILSITLWVVWLLLNNTVAPGHMVLGAILATVIPLLTSAFWAEKVCIRHPLTLLKFIGIVLWDILIANVIVAKLILGSKDKLQPKFLHIPLDIQHPLAIGLLANTISLTPGTVSCDLSEDKKTLLVHGLHEEDPQATINEIKQRYEQPLKKVFESC; this is encoded by the coding sequence ATGAAAAAAATATTTCCTCATCCAATTTTAAGTATTACCTTATGGGTAGTTTGGTTATTGTTGAATAATACAGTGGCTCCTGGACATATGGTTCTAGGTGCCATTTTAGCGACTGTTATTCCACTATTAACCTCAGCTTTTTGGGCTGAAAAAGTGTGTATACGCCATCCGTTAACGCTACTAAAATTTATAGGAATAGTGCTTTGGGATATATTAATAGCAAACGTAATAGTGGCTAAATTAATCTTAGGTAGTAAAGATAAATTACAGCCTAAGTTTTTACATATTCCGTTAGATATTCAACACCCTTTAGCAATTGGATTACTTGCTAATACCATCTCACTCACACCTGGTACGGTTTCTTGTGATTTAAGTGAAGATAAAAAAACGTTGTTGGTACATGGTCTACATGAAGAAGATCCACAAGCTACTATTAACGAGATTAAACAACGCTACGAACAGCCCTTAAAGAAGGTATTTGAATCATGTTAG
- a CDS encoding K+/H+ antiporter subunit F — MLELSLQIGFVLISLALILSFYRLIKGPGQPDRILALDTLYINSIAILVLTGIYLESTVYFEAALLIAVMGFVGTVALSKYLLRGDIME; from the coding sequence ATGTTAGAGTTAAGCTTACAGATAGGTTTTGTTTTAATTTCATTAGCTTTAATTCTTAGCTTTTATCGATTAATTAAAGGTCCAGGTCAGCCCGATCGAATTTTAGCTTTAGATACCCTTTACATAAATAGCATTGCTATTTTGGTTTTGACGGGTATTTATTTAGAAAGCACTGTTTATTTTGAAGCGGCTCTATTGATAGCTGTTATGGGATTTGTAGGTACAGTGGCTTTGAGTAAGTACCTTCTTCGTGGCGATATAATGGAATAA
- a CDS encoding Na+/H+ antiporter subunit G, translating into MSEWTENLLGLLIIIGAIFTLVGSIGLYKLPDFYMRLHGPTKASTLGVGAILIASVIYFSIKQDALSLHEILVTLFLFITAPIGAHLMAKSAIHINTEQVSRTKKYHSKNGTK; encoded by the coding sequence ATGAGTGAATGGACTGAAAACCTATTAGGTTTATTAATAATCATTGGAGCGATATTTACTCTAGTTGGTTCTATTGGACTTTATAAGCTACCTGATTTTTATATGCGCTTACATGGACCAACAAAGGCCAGTACCTTAGGTGTAGGTGCTATTCTTATTGCCTCAGTGATCTATTTTAGTATCAAACAAGATGCGCTAAGTTTGCATGAAATCTTAGTGACACTATTCTTATTTATCACCGCTCCAATAGGTGCGCATTTAATGGCAAAATCGGCAATTCATATTAATACTGAACAAGTTAGTAGAACAAAAAAATACCATTCTAAAAATGGCACTAAATAA